Part of the Sporosarcina sp. FSL K6-2383 genome is shown below.
TATTGTTACTCTAGCTGGAATGTTAATTTTTAGAGGATTCACGTTGGTCGTATTACAAGGACGAACATTAGCGCCGTTTCCAGATGGTTTTCGAAATTTAAGTTCATCCTTTGTCCCGAATGTTTTTGGAGGAGACGATATCCACCTATTTAGTATTTTGATTGGAATTGTATTTTCGGCTATCTTTATTATTAATGAGTTGAAACATCGTAAAACTGATATCAAGTATAGTTTTAAGATAATTCCTTTACCATTATTTATTGCAAAGCTTGCAGTATTAGTAGCTATTATTAACTTATTTACGTATGTATTAGCGCTTTATGAAGGGATTCCATACGTTTTAATAGTATTGGTCGCGCTAGTAATAGGCTATACTTTTCTTATGGATAAAACAGCACATGGACGACACGTTTATGCTGTTGGTGGTAATGCGAAAGCCGCGCAATTATCGGGTGTTAAAACTAAGAGGTCTAAGTTTCTTGTTTTTATTAATATGGGTGCATTGGCTGCGCTTGCCGGACTTATTTTCGCTGGTCGATTAAATGCTGCAACACCACAAGCAGGAAATTTGTTTGAGTTAGATGCAATTGCTGCAGCAGTAATTGGTGGTGCGTCCTTTACGGGTGGTATAGGTACTGTTTTCGGTGCTGTCATTGGTGCACTGGTTATGGGAGTATTGAATAATGGGATGTCTCTTATGGGTATCGGAATTGATTGGCAACAAGCGATTAAAGGTCTGGTTTTATTAGGTGCGGTTGCATTTGACGTGCTCAATAAAAATAAATAGAGTTATATAGTTATAGAAGCCAAAGCCATTAATCTTTGGCTTTTCTTAATGAAAATAGAAACTAATAAGGACTCCTTATTTTGAAATATTACAAGAGGAAGTGTTGAAATTGAATTACCGTCAACTGGGCAACACGGGTTTAAAGATAAGTGAACTAAGTTTTGGGACTTGGGCAATCGGAGGATCTTGGGGAAAAACAGATGATCAAGAGGCGCTAAGAGCTCTGGATTATGCAATTGGTAATGGTGTAAACTTTTTCGATACAGCAGATGTGTATGGAGATGGTCATAGTGAGGAGCTCTTAGCAAAAGCGACACGAGGGAAACATACCGATATTCATATTGCGACAAAATTTTGTCGTGCAGGGGATATACATGATCCTAAAACTTATTCTCTGGAAACGGTGACGAAGTATTGTGAGGATAGCTTAAGACGGCTCAATCGTGAGCAAATTGACTTATTTCAAATCCATTGTCCCCCGATGGAAATATTGAAGGATGGCCAAGTGTTTGGTGTATTGGACCGTTTGAAAGAAAAGGGGAAAATTCGTCATTACGGTGTGAGTGTAGAAACGGTTGAAGAGGGATTATTTTGCCTTGAACAACCAAACGTTCAAACATTACAAGTCATCTTTAACTTGTTTCGCCAAAAGCCGATAGAAGCCTTATTACCGCTAGCGGGGAAACGGGGCGTAGGTATCCTTGCACGTGTTCCATTAGCAAGTGGTCTGTTAACGGGTAAATTTAATGTGGATTCTAAGTTTGAAGAGGATGATCACCGAAATTTTAATCGTCATGGAAAAATGTTTAATATCGGAGAAACGTTTGCAGGTATAGATTTTGAAAAGGGTGTGGAATTAAGTAGCAAAGTGAATTGGATTGCTGGAAATAGAGGAAATATGACACGGGCGGCATTGAAGTGGATTTTAGAACATGAAGCAATTTCCTCTGTCATACCAGGCTTCAAAAATGTTGCTCAAGTAGAAGATAATTTGCAGACAGTTAATGTTGAAGGCTTTACAGAAGTAGAAATGAATAGGCTGGCACAATTTTATAAGGATGAAGTTCATAAGGAAATTAGTGGTGCCTATTAAGTGGCAATTCATCATAAAAATACCGAAGGGTAAAATCCCCTTCGGTATTTTTATATTCAATCATTCATGAACGGAGGAATTAGTATGGTAAAATTAATATAAAAAATATTTCAAAAGTTCTCTTGAAAAGAAGGAGGTATTTCAATGATCAATCAACTGCGTAAAATCTACCCTTCCCTCGTTGTGTATACGGAAGGTCAGGATTATGTAAATCTTACATATAAGTGGTTTGTTGTGAATGATGACATTATTGGTATACATGAAGATGAGCTGGCTACAAAAGATGCATCCCTATTGGCCACTTTTTTAACTCCTTACAACATTAATATCCCGATACCTACGGATGAAGAACAAAAGTGGAGTGCAGCTATCCATGAGACTGATACGAAAGCTCGCTTGAAATGGGAAAACCCATATCGTTTTGTTTACTTTTCGATTAAAAAAAATGAAGTTGATCCGATTGTCTTTAAGAGTGCGGTACAGGAGTTTTTTACTAAACCTGCTCCTATTTTATGGGCTAATGGCTATGAAGGCATTATTATTGAGGAACAAGCAACAGTTGAAGAAAGTACTTCTTATGAACAAATCATCGACCTATTAATGAGTGATTTATATGTTAAAATCAATTTCTTTGTTGGTCCTTATCGACAAGGCGGAGAGGGAATTGCTCAACATTATCATTCTTTATTCGATGCGGCTAAGAGCGTATTTAACTATTCAAATAAGGCAGTTGTTACCTACATAGATGCTGTCCCTTACTTACTACTTCATCAAACAGATCAAGACTTCCGTTCTGATATGAGTCAAACAATTTTACAAGAATATAGGGATGATGAAGAAACGCTAAAAATGATTGAGATGTTTGTGCAATGTAATTTGAATTTATCGGAAACCTCAAAGGCCTTACATATGCATCGCAACAGTTTACAATATCGACTAGATCGTTTTTTCGAGAAGACGGGTATAGATATTCGCCAATTTCACCAAGCGATGACTGTTTATTTGGCATTATTAGCGAAAAAGTAACCCTATATGTTAATATGCACGAAGACGATGTGAATCTTTGTGCATATTCACCATTACTCAAATAGTTAAACTATTGTATGCTGTTAATAGTAAATGAAAGCACTTACATACTGAGGGGGAAAAGAAAATGGCAGATTTGGAATTAAAGAATATTAGAAAAGTCTATGATAAAGATGTTGTTTCTGTAAAAGATTTTAGCTTGGAAATTCGTGATAAAGAATTTCTAGTATTGGTAGGTCCATCTGGTTGTGGTAAATCTACAACACTTCGAATGATTGCCGGTTTGGAAGAAATAACAGATGGCGATCTTTTTATCGGTGGCAAACGAGTGAATGATGTACCACCAAAAGATCGTGACATCGCAATGGTTTTCCAGAACTACGCACTATACCCACACATGAACGTTTACGATAATATGGCATTTGGCCTTAAACTTCGTAAATTGAAAAAAGACGAAATCAAAAAACGTGTGGACAATGCAGCTAAAATTTTAGGGCTAGAAGATATGTTAACACGTAAACCGAAAGCGCTATCAGGTGGTCAACGTCAGCGTGTTGCCCTAGGGCGTGCGATTGTTCGGGATGCTGAAGTATTCCTAATGGACGAGCCGTTATCGAACTTGGATGC
Proteins encoded:
- the mmsB gene encoding multiple monosaccharide ABC transporter permease produces the protein MEEIKHLLKSNMRRFGMIIALFSIIVLFQILTEGILLTPLNVTNIIMQNSYIIVLAIGMMLVIITGEIDLSVGSVAAFIGAVSGVLLVTFDIPVYVAILLCLALGALIGAWQGFWVAYVNIPSFIVTLAGMLIFRGFTLVVLQGRTLAPFPDGFRNLSSSFVPNVFGGDDIHLFSILIGIVFSAIFIINELKHRKTDIKYSFKIIPLPLFIAKLAVLVAIINLFTYVLALYEGIPYVLIVLVALVIGYTFLMDKTAHGRHVYAVGGNAKAAQLSGVKTKRSKFLVFINMGALAALAGLIFAGRLNAATPQAGNLFELDAIAAAVIGGASFTGGIGTVFGAVIGALVMGVLNNGMSLMGIGIDWQQAIKGLVLLGAVAFDVLNKNK
- a CDS encoding aldo/keto reductase is translated as MNYRQLGNTGLKISELSFGTWAIGGSWGKTDDQEALRALDYAIGNGVNFFDTADVYGDGHSEELLAKATRGKHTDIHIATKFCRAGDIHDPKTYSLETVTKYCEDSLRRLNREQIDLFQIHCPPMEILKDGQVFGVLDRLKEKGKIRHYGVSVETVEEGLFCLEQPNVQTLQVIFNLFRQKPIEALLPLAGKRGVGILARVPLASGLLTGKFNVDSKFEEDDHRNFNRHGKMFNIGETFAGIDFEKGVELSSKVNWIAGNRGNMTRAALKWILEHEAISSVIPGFKNVAQVEDNLQTVNVEGFTEVEMNRLAQFYKDEVHKEISGAY
- a CDS encoding helix-turn-helix domain-containing protein, which codes for MINQLRKIYPSLVVYTEGQDYVNLTYKWFVVNDDIIGIHEDELATKDASLLATFLTPYNINIPIPTDEEQKWSAAIHETDTKARLKWENPYRFVYFSIKKNEVDPIVFKSAVQEFFTKPAPILWANGYEGIIIEEQATVEESTSYEQIIDLLMSDLYVKINFFVGPYRQGGEGIAQHYHSLFDAAKSVFNYSNKAVVTYIDAVPYLLLHQTDQDFRSDMSQTILQEYRDDEETLKMIEMFVQCNLNLSETSKALHMHRNSLQYRLDRFFEKTGIDIRQFHQAMTVYLALLAKK